A window of Gadus chalcogrammus isolate NIFS_2021 chromosome 16, NIFS_Gcha_1.0, whole genome shotgun sequence contains these coding sequences:
- the LOC130406563 gene encoding uncharacterized protein LOC130406563 isoform X2 gives MLVNYYLFNDSYCSVLCCSFLIFQICHQGHSVWRWNSQPTLKYGMHAGDFMLSSNILLSGNNYGKVALLFKFMNLGIVHRTTFFKIQDAYCVDAIEDYWDDKRSAIITRLKSKDSVVALGDGRMDSPGFSAQYCTYTTMDNDSKEIISIVNIDKRETQKNSVIMEKEAFIRTFETLHQEIRLQEFCTDAHSQISALFNPT, from the exons ATGCTTGTTAATTATTATCTATTTAATGACAGCTACTGTTCTGTGCTGTGTTGctcttttttaatttttcaGATATGTCATCAGGGTCACAGTGTCTGGAGGTGGAACTCCCAGCCCACTCTAAAATATGGCATGCATGCAGGTGACTTCATGTTGTCCTCGAACATCCTCCTCTCTGGGAACAACTACGGGAAGGTGGCTCTGCTGTTCAAATTCATGAACTTGGGAATAGTACATAGAACAACATTCTTTAAAATCCAGGACGCCTACTGCGTTGACGCCATCGAGGACTACTGGGATGACAAGAGGTCAGCCATTATTACCCGGCTGAAATCAAAGGACAGTGTAGTGGCCCTTG GTGACGGTCGTATGGATAGTCCTGGGTTTTCAGCACAGTACTGTACATACACAACGATGGACAACGACAGTAAAGAGATCATATCGATTGTCAATATTGATAAGAGGGAGACCCAGAAGAATTCTGTAATCATGGAGAAGGAGGCTTTCATCCGGACCTTTGAGACTCTCCACCAAGAGATTCGCCTACAAGAGTTTTGCACTGATGCTCATTCACAGATCTCGGCGCTCTTCA ATCCAACATAA
- the LOC130406563 gene encoding uncharacterized protein LOC130406563 isoform X1 codes for MLVNYYLFNDSYCSVLCCSFLIFQICHQGHSVWRWNSQPTLKYGMHAGDFMLSSNILLSGNNYGKVALLFKFMNLGIVHRTTFFKIQDAYCVDAIEDYWDDKRSAIITRLKSKDSVVALGDGRMDSPGFSAQYCTYTTMDNDSKEIISIVNIDKRETQKNSVIMEKEAFIRTFETLHQEIRLQEFCTDAHSQISALFSKCKDIYVYNFTDEVLLYVIHD; via the exons ATGCTTGTTAATTATTATCTATTTAATGACAGCTACTGTTCTGTGCTGTGTTGctcttttttaatttttcaGATATGTCATCAGGGTCACAGTGTCTGGAGGTGGAACTCCCAGCCCACTCTAAAATATGGCATGCATGCAGGTGACTTCATGTTGTCCTCGAACATCCTCCTCTCTGGGAACAACTACGGGAAGGTGGCTCTGCTGTTCAAATTCATGAACTTGGGAATAGTACATAGAACAACATTCTTTAAAATCCAGGACGCCTACTGCGTTGACGCCATCGAGGACTACTGGGATGACAAGAGGTCAGCCATTATTACCCGGCTGAAATCAAAGGACAGTGTAGTGGCCCTTG GTGACGGTCGTATGGATAGTCCTGGGTTTTCAGCACAGTACTGTACATACACAACGATGGACAACGACAGTAAAGAGATCATATCGATTGTCAATATTGATAAGAGGGAGACCCAGAAGAATTCTGTAATCATGGAGAAGGAGGCTTTCATCCGGACCTTTGAGACTCTCCACCAAGAGATTCGCCTACAAGAGTTTTGCACTGATGCTCATTCACAGATCTCGGCGCTCTTCAGTAAGTGCAAAGATATTTATGTGTATAATTTTACGGATGAAGTATTGCTCTATGTAATTCATGATTGA